A single Inediibacterium massiliense DNA region contains:
- a CDS encoding copper transporter, with protein MVINLKYYVITIVAIFLALGIGLFIGIMLDGQDLIVQQQQQMVSQLEKKFDEFKVKQDALQEKIDILNKNKENNEKFLNNIYPVIVKDQLQGLNVVIVETTEHYDYSTLTDAFYKAGANNVTNVLINDSFMLGETKDSSNLIKEFNLTTDSDESLQVQLTKRLCSAVTLGNDMEFINKLKEKKMIDYTGEIIPHPGYVVIGGGSVDEQRNVLKDIDTPMINFLKSSDIPTIAVERLDVAYSNIAEYKKLRISTVDNVDTLIGKISMLMVVGGQEGHFGEKETAEGFIPQGFKTKE; from the coding sequence TTGGTAATCAATTTAAAATATTATGTCATTACGATTGTGGCAATATTTTTAGCCCTAGGAATAGGATTATTTATAGGAATTATGTTAGATGGTCAAGATTTAATTGTACAGCAGCAACAACAAATGGTGTCTCAGCTTGAGAAGAAGTTTGATGAATTCAAAGTGAAACAAGATGCCTTGCAAGAAAAGATTGATATTTTAAATAAAAATAAAGAAAACAATGAAAAATTTTTAAATAATATATATCCTGTCATTGTAAAAGATCAATTACAAGGATTAAATGTTGTGATTGTAGAGACAACAGAACATTATGATTATTCTACTTTGACAGATGCTTTTTATAAAGCAGGAGCAAATAATGTCACAAATGTTTTGATTAATGATTCTTTTATGTTAGGAGAAACAAAAGATTCATCTAATTTAATAAAAGAATTTAATCTTACAACAGATTCAGACGAATCTTTACAAGTTCAATTGACAAAAAGATTGTGCAGTGCTGTTACTTTAGGAAATGATATGGAATTTATAAACAAACTCAAAGAGAAAAAAATGATTGATTATACAGGAGAAATTATTCCTCATCCAGGATATGTTGTAATTGGGGGAGGAAGTGTAGATGAACAAAGAAATGTTTTAAAAGATATAGATACTCCAATGATCAATTTTTTAAAAAGTTCAGACATTCCTACCATAGCGGTAGAAAGACTTGATGTAGCATATTCAAATATTGCAGAATATAAAAAATTAAGAATTTCTACTGTAGATAATGTAGATACTTTGATTGGAAAGATTTCTATGCTTATGGTAGTGGGTGGACAAGAAG
- the steA gene encoding putative cytokinetic ring protein SteA: MLTTSIARIDKRTKELVNRLNSGEIAVINHKDLDEVAANSLVMCKPRMVINAAESISGRYPNLGPEILEKAGIPILDHVGEEAFDKINEGDLLGIKDNEIYLNDQWIGKGTLLTRELIKKRLEETNENFENELDKFIENTLEYAKKEKDILLGNLKIPKVKTKFKERHTLVVVRGQNYKEDLHAIRSYIEEFNPILIGVDGGGDALLEFGYVPDMIVGDMDSVSDECLKACKEIVVHAYTNGKAPGLQRVTELGLDAVVFPAPGTSEDIAMLLAFENQTELIVAVGSHSNMIDFLDKGRRGMASTFLVRLKVGSKLIDAKGVNKLYRESVKIKHFVGLAFGAMIPVFIVAALSPAVQQLFKLLIIKLKFVFPMEFLGRYHIW, encoded by the coding sequence ATGTTAACTACATCCATTGCAAGGATAGATAAAAGAACAAAAGAACTTGTAAATAGATTAAATTCAGGTGAAATCGCAGTGATCAATCATAAAGATTTAGATGAAGTAGCAGCAAACTCTTTAGTTATGTGTAAGCCTCGTATGGTTATTAATGCGGCAGAATCTATTAGTGGAAGATATCCTAATTTAGGACCTGAAATTTTAGAAAAAGCGGGTATTCCTATACTAGATCATGTAGGAGAAGAGGCTTTTGACAAAATTAATGAGGGAGATCTTTTAGGTATTAAAGATAATGAAATTTATTTAAATGATCAATGGATTGGAAAGGGCACCTTACTTACAAGGGAGCTCATAAAAAAAAGATTAGAAGAAACAAATGAAAATTTTGAAAATGAATTAGATAAATTTATAGAAAATACATTAGAGTATGCAAAAAAAGAAAAAGATATTTTACTTGGAAATTTAAAAATTCCAAAAGTAAAGACAAAATTTAAAGAAAGACATACTTTAGTGGTAGTAAGAGGTCAAAACTATAAAGAGGATCTACATGCCATTCGTTCTTATATTGAAGAATTTAACCCTATTTTAATTGGAGTAGATGGGGGCGGAGATGCTTTATTAGAGTTTGGATATGTGCCAGATATGATTGTAGGAGATATGGATAGTGTATCGGATGAATGTCTAAAAGCATGTAAAGAAATTGTAGTACATGCTTATACCAATGGAAAAGCTCCAGGCCTTCAGAGAGTAACAGAGTTAGGTCTTGATGCGGTAGTTTTTCCAGCACCAGGAACTAGTGAAGATATTGCCATGCTTCTTGCATTTGAGAATCAAACAGAACTTATTGTAGCTGTAGGATCTCATTCCAATATGATAGATTTTTTAGACAAAGGTAGAAGAGGAATGGCCAGTACATTTTTAGTTCGATTAAAAGTAGGTTCTAAGCTTATTGATGCAAAAGGGGTCAATAAGTTATATAGAGAAAGTGTTAAAATAAAACATTTTGTTGGACTAGCTTTTGGAGCGATGATTCCTGTATTTATTGTAGCAGCTTTATCTCCAGCAGTACAGCAGCTCTTTAAGTTACTTATTATTAAGTTAAAATTTGTTTTTCCAATGGAATTTTTAGGGAGGTATCACATTTGGTAA
- the proB gene encoding glutamate 5-kinase, with protein sequence MDKLEDRGIVMINEIMKEARKIVIKIGSNTISNVDGTINKNFLKKLCEQIHYLRSLGKQIVIVSSGARIAGVATIGKWKRKGDIHYKQALCAIGQVELMDSYRKAFVEYDIHIGQMLLTKGDLTDKHRTLNIRNTLFTLVDEGVVPIINENDTVSVDEIKIGDNDTLSALTANLWDADLLIMFSDIDGVYDKNPKEYKNAVLLEKVTNIDHLVKNIQMGEVNSFGTGGIATKIEAARKVNQYGIPMVLTNGQHEDVLKKLLEGKQKATLFITK encoded by the coding sequence ATGGACAAATTAGAGGATAGAGGGATAGTTATGATCAATGAAATTATGAAAGAAGCTAGAAAAATTGTTATTAAAATTGGAAGCAATACTATATCTAATGTAGATGGAACCATTAATAAGAATTTTTTAAAAAAATTATGTGAACAAATCCACTATTTAAGAAGTCTTGGAAAGCAAATTGTGATTGTATCATCAGGAGCAAGAATTGCAGGAGTTGCAACTATAGGCAAATGGAAAAGAAAAGGAGATATCCATTACAAACAAGCCCTATGTGCTATTGGGCAAGTAGAGCTTATGGATTCTTATCGAAAAGCTTTTGTAGAATATGATATTCATATTGGACAGATGCTTCTTACAAAAGGAGATTTAACAGATAAACATAGAACACTGAATATAAGAAATACCCTTTTTACATTAGTAGATGAGGGAGTTGTTCCAATTATTAATGAAAATGATACAGTGAGTGTAGATGAAATTAAAATAGGAGACAATGATACTTTATCTGCACTAACTGCAAATCTTTGGGATGCAGACTTACTCATTATGTTTAGTGATATAGATGGAGTATATGATAAAAATCCAAAGGAATATAAAAATGCAGTTCTTTTAGAGAAGGTCACAAATATTGATCACTTAGTAAAAAATATTCAAATGGGAGAGGTAAATTCCTTTGGAACAGGAGGAATTGCTACTAAAATTGAAGCGGCTCGAAAAGTGAATCAATATGGCATTCCTATGGTGTTGACAAATGGACAACATGAAGATGTACTTAAAAAATTATTAGAAGGAAAACAAAAGGCAACACTATTTATTACCAAATAG
- a CDS encoding glutamate-5-semialdehyde dehydrogenase, whose product MSFLEKCKILKKESENLGIVDTKVKNEALKEVAKSLKEYQDYILKENAKDVENAVKKNTKESLIDRLRLNEDRIDGMIEGIHQIIELKDPVWRSNEVWTLENGLTISKMSVPLGVIGIIYESRPNVTVDAFSLALKSGNCILLRGSSTSLHSNKALVYAIQEGLKKSKISPNAVALVDDPDRALVKKMLTLNEYIDLIIPRGGKSLIDMVVKNATVPTIETGVGNCHIFVDESANLEKALDIIENAKVQRPGVCNACESILIHQNIAQTFLPKLYDRLHERVELRGCENTQRIISVKAASDEDWAEEYLDYILAVKVVEDINEAIDHIRKYGTKHSESILTEKLKNANDFLRKVDAAAVYVNASTRFTDGGEFGFGAEMGISTQKMHARGPMGLNELVTVKYTILGNGQIRG is encoded by the coding sequence ATGTCTTTTTTAGAAAAGTGTAAAATATTAAAAAAAGAATCAGAAAATTTAGGGATTGTAGATACAAAAGTGAAGAATGAAGCATTAAAAGAAGTAGCAAAGAGCTTAAAAGAATATCAAGATTACATTTTAAAAGAAAATGCAAAAGATGTAGAGAATGCTGTAAAAAAGAATACAAAAGAAAGCTTAATTGATAGACTTCGTTTGAATGAAGATAGAATAGATGGAATGATTGAAGGAATTCACCAAATTATAGAATTAAAAGATCCAGTATGGAGAAGTAATGAGGTATGGACATTAGAAAATGGGCTTACAATTAGCAAGATGTCTGTTCCATTAGGTGTAATAGGGATTATTTATGAGTCAAGGCCTAATGTAACAGTAGATGCTTTTTCTTTAGCACTTAAAAGTGGAAATTGCATTTTATTAAGAGGGAGCTCTACATCTCTACATTCTAATAAAGCTTTAGTTTATGCTATACAAGAAGGACTTAAGAAAAGTAAAATTTCTCCTAATGCAGTAGCTTTAGTAGATGATCCAGATCGCGCTTTAGTAAAGAAAATGTTAACTTTAAATGAATACATTGATTTGATTATTCCTAGAGGAGGAAAATCTCTTATTGACATGGTTGTAAAAAATGCTACTGTACCAACCATTGAAACAGGAGTTGGAAATTGTCATATTTTTGTAGATGAAAGTGCAAATTTAGAAAAAGCTCTAGATATTATTGAAAATGCAAAAGTACAAAGACCTGGAGTATGTAACGCTTGTGAGAGTATTTTAATCCATCAAAATATTGCACAAACTTTTTTACCAAAGCTTTATGATAGATTACATGAAAGAGTGGAATTAAGAGGATGTGAAAATACTCAAAGAATTATTTCTGTAAAGGCTGCAAGTGATGAAGATTGGGCAGAGGAGTATTTAGATTATATATTAGCAGTAAAGGTAGTAGAGGATATAAATGAAGCCATTGATCATATTAGAAAATATGGAACAAAGCATTCAGAATCTATTTTAACAGAAAAATTAAAAAATGCTAATGATTTCTTAAGAAAAGTAGATGCTGCAGCTGTATATGTAAATGCTTCTACAAGATTTACAGATGGAGGAGAATTTGGATTTGGAGCAGAAATGGGTATTAGTACTCAAAAAATGCATGCGCGCGGACCTATGGGACTGAATGAGTTGGTAACTGTAAAGTATACCATTTTAGGAAATGGACAAATTAGAGGATAG
- the purB gene encoding adenylosuccinate lyase: MTQIYENPLITRYASKEMAQIFSSDEKFSTWRKLWIALAESEKELGIQISDEQIEEMKKYENQINYDVAIQREKETRHDVMAHVYAFGEQCPKAKPIIHLGATSAFVGDNTDIINMKEAMILIRKKLINLIHKLSKFALNQKDMPTLGFTHFQPAQLTTVGKRATLWLMDLLMDYEDMEHIIDDIKLRGVKGTTGTQASFLKLFDGDHEKVKKLDKLVAKKLGFSDMFPVTGQTYSRKLDYKILSILSGIAQSTHKMTNDIRLLQHLKEIEEPFESTQIGSSAMAYKRNPMRSERVASLSRYVMANVMNPAMTASTQWFERTLDDSANRRISIPESFLAVDAILEICINICSGLVVYEKVIHQHIMNELPFMATENILMEAVKKGGDRQELHEKIRMHSMDAGREVKEKGKANDLLVRIAEDQAFNLSHEDMKKLMDPKLFIGRAPEQVCEFIEENIKPILEKYKDLLGIEVDLKV, encoded by the coding sequence TTGACGCAAATTTACGAAAATCCATTAATTACAAGATATGCAAGTAAAGAAATGGCACAAATCTTTTCTTCAGATGAAAAATTTAGTACATGGAGAAAGCTATGGATCGCTCTTGCAGAATCAGAAAAAGAATTAGGAATTCAAATCTCAGATGAACAAATAGAAGAAATGAAAAAATATGAAAATCAAATCAATTATGATGTAGCCATCCAAAGGGAAAAGGAAACAAGACATGATGTAATGGCTCATGTATATGCTTTTGGAGAACAATGTCCCAAAGCAAAACCTATTATTCATTTAGGAGCAACCAGTGCTTTTGTTGGGGATAATACGGATATTATTAATATGAAAGAAGCAATGATTTTAATTCGAAAGAAACTCATCAATTTGATACATAAATTATCAAAATTTGCATTGAATCAAAAAGATATGCCTACTTTAGGCTTTACCCATTTCCAACCTGCCCAGCTCACTACAGTAGGGAAAAGAGCTACTCTATGGCTTATGGATTTATTGATGGACTATGAAGATATGGAACATATTATAGATGATATAAAATTAAGAGGTGTAAAAGGAACAACTGGAACACAAGCAAGCTTTTTAAAATTATTTGATGGAGATCATGAAAAAGTAAAAAAATTAGATAAATTAGTAGCAAAAAAACTTGGATTTTCAGATATGTTTCCTGTAACTGGACAAACTTATTCGAGAAAATTAGATTACAAAATATTATCTATTTTAAGTGGAATTGCTCAAAGTACACATAAAATGACAAATGATATCAGATTATTACAACATTTAAAGGAGATTGAAGAACCTTTTGAATCTACACAAATAGGATCTTCTGCTATGGCATACAAAAGAAATCCTATGAGAAGTGAAAGAGTTGCATCTTTATCTAGATATGTAATGGCAAATGTAATGAATCCAGCTATGACTGCATCAACTCAATGGTTTGAAAGAACATTAGATGATTCTGCAAACAGAAGAATTTCTATTCCAGAGAGCTTCTTAGCTGTAGATGCAATCCTTGAAATTTGTATCAATATTTGTTCAGGACTTGTCGTTTATGAAAAAGTGATTCATCAGCATATTATGAATGAACTTCCATTTATGGCTACAGAAAATATTTTAATGGAGGCTGTAAAAAAAGGCGGAGACAGACAAGAACTTCATGAAAAAATAAGAATGCATTCTATGGATGCAGGAAGAGAAGTAAAAGAAAAAGGAAAAGCAAATGATTTATTAGTCAGAATTGCAGAGGATCAAGCATTTAATTTATCTCATGAAGATATGAAAAAATTGATGGATCCCAAATTATTTATAGGAAGAGCGCCAGAACAAGTATGTGAGTTTATAGAAGAAAATATCAAACCTATTTTGGAAAAATACAAAGACTTGTTAGGAATAGAAGTAGATTTAAAAGTATAA
- a CDS encoding PHP domain-containing protein, whose translation MIDMHVHTNASDGIFSPTQIVDWAYKKGLRGVAITDHDTVGGILEAVAASKKYDNFLLIPGIEFSCIYDEKEVHVLGHFMDYTHKDLVEITSQIKEYRFTRIKKMIQKLKDMNISIEFEEVKKTVQDGSFGRPHIARILVQKGYADSISDAFEKFLVKGRPAFVERFKLSVKEAIHIIKKSRGIPTLAHPGLLDPSISIDDLIQKGFLGIEVYHREHDKQDEKRFLKKAKEYNLFITGGSDYHDDQNMGIPTIGSVGVSDELVMNMKNSVESL comes from the coding sequence ATGATAGATATGCATGTTCATACAAATGCTTCAGATGGAATTTTTTCGCCTACTCAGATTGTAGATTGGGCTTATAAAAAAGGATTAAGAGGAGTGGCTATTACGGACCATGATACAGTAGGTGGAATTTTAGAAGCGGTAGCTGCATCTAAAAAATATGATAATTTTTTACTTATTCCAGGAATAGAATTTAGTTGTATATATGATGAAAAAGAAGTACATGTTTTAGGTCATTTTATGGATTATACTCATAAAGATCTTGTAGAAATTACAAGTCAAATTAAAGAGTATCGCTTTACAAGAATAAAAAAAATGATTCAAAAATTAAAAGATATGAATATCTCTATTGAATTTGAAGAAGTAAAAAAAACAGTACAAGATGGTTCTTTTGGAAGACCTCATATTGCTAGAATACTCGTTCAAAAAGGATATGCAGATTCCATTTCAGATGCTTTTGAGAAGTTTTTAGTCAAGGGAAGACCAGCTTTTGTAGAAAGATTTAAATTATCTGTCAAAGAAGCTATTCATATTATAAAAAAATCAAGAGGAATTCCTACCTTGGCACATCCAGGTTTGTTAGATCCATCTATTTCGATAGATGATTTAATTCAAAAAGGGTTTTTAGGAATAGAAGTATATCATAGAGAACATGACAAACAAGATGAAAAAAGATTCTTAAAAAAAGCAAAAGAATATAATCTTTTTATAACAGGAGGTTCTGATTATCATGATGATCAAAATATGGGAATTCCTACTATAGGAAGTGTAGGTGTTTCTGATGAATTGGTCATGAATATGAAAAATAGTGTTGAATCATTGTAA
- the spoVS gene encoding stage V sporulation protein SpoVS, with amino-acid sequence MEVLKVSAKSSPNSVAGALAGVLRERGGAEIQAIGAGALNQAVKAVAIARGFVAPSGVDLICVPAFTDILIDGEERTAIKLIVEPR; translated from the coding sequence ATGGAAGTATTAAAAGTGTCAGCAAAATCCAGTCCAAACTCTGTTGCAGGAGCATTAGCTGGGGTCTTAAGAGAACGTGGGGGAGCCGAAATTCAAGCTATTGGTGCAGGTGCTCTAAATCAAGCAGTGAAGGCAGTAGCTATCGCTAGAGGATTCGTTGCTCCTAGTGGTGTTGATTTAATTTGTGTTCCTGCTTTTACAGATATTTTAATTGATGGAGAAGAAAGGACAGCAATCAAGTTGATTGTAGAACCAAGATAG